A region from the Clavibacter sp. A6099 genome encodes:
- a CDS encoding glycosyltransferase produces the protein MAADLAGAPAGLDLIQRVILPSEHDPDIVPLYVDADYWTSIPVAPEKRRRSPLRVVDSDTHNAVVRLSDMGIISAIRGDRGFQVPHRRKVSFGTYFNAFPASYWRASTTLDGVVLEVETSGEGQVIVYRSNARGVIQKVDGAAVTGSTTSRFELPFTFFADGGWYWFDLMGEEADFALVEAGWYAPAGSAPTAGAAGSVSIAITTLNRAEYCVKLLTDIGEKPDVAALLDHVYVTDQGTQKVADQPAFPKAQELLGEKLRVIDQANLGGSGGFSRGMYETLKEGASDYVLVMDDDITLEPESIRRAVKFADYARTPTIVGGHMFDMYDKSKLHAYAEGFDMWNFMWGPVTPTRHDFSASNLRQTRWMHRRVDAEYNGWWMCLIPVSTIKQVGLSLPVFIKWDDAEYALRAKEVGVPTVTLPGAAVWHVSWVDKDDSQDWQAFFHARNRLIAALLHSPYERGGRFLTANLATDVRHLVSMQYFALAARHEAYRNILRGPRGLHEDMVTRLARTRELAQGFTDGVPIKDRAALPEIVAPDKPQRRRGGGAPAGIARMVWLARTVARHAFSPLSQAATRGPEAHLAFEDARWWVVPSFDSVLVSNAEGSAALLHRRDPVLFRRMLWTSIVLRWRILARWPQLKAAYRAALPTVTSPETWARTFGVDQPAAGRRKK, from the coding sequence ATGGCCGCCGACCTCGCGGGCGCACCCGCCGGGCTCGACCTCATCCAGCGCGTCATCCTGCCGTCCGAGCACGACCCGGACATCGTCCCGCTGTACGTGGACGCGGACTACTGGACGAGCATCCCGGTCGCGCCCGAGAAGCGCCGGCGCTCGCCGCTGCGCGTGGTCGACTCGGACACGCACAACGCCGTCGTCCGCCTCAGCGACATGGGCATCATCAGCGCCATCCGCGGCGACCGCGGCTTCCAGGTGCCCCACCGCCGCAAGGTGTCGTTCGGCACCTACTTCAACGCGTTCCCCGCCTCGTACTGGCGCGCGAGCACCACGCTCGACGGCGTCGTCCTCGAGGTGGAGACGAGCGGCGAGGGCCAGGTCATCGTCTACCGCTCGAACGCGCGCGGCGTGATCCAGAAGGTCGACGGCGCGGCGGTCACCGGATCCACCACCTCCCGCTTCGAGCTCCCGTTCACGTTCTTCGCGGACGGCGGCTGGTACTGGTTCGACCTCATGGGCGAGGAGGCCGACTTCGCGCTCGTCGAGGCCGGCTGGTACGCCCCGGCCGGATCCGCTCCCACCGCGGGAGCGGCCGGCTCGGTGAGCATCGCCATCACCACGCTCAACCGCGCCGAGTACTGCGTGAAGCTCCTCACCGACATCGGCGAGAAGCCGGATGTGGCCGCGCTCCTCGACCACGTGTACGTCACCGACCAGGGCACCCAGAAGGTGGCCGACCAGCCGGCGTTCCCGAAGGCGCAGGAGCTGCTCGGCGAGAAGCTCCGCGTCATCGACCAGGCCAACCTCGGCGGATCCGGCGGCTTCTCCCGCGGCATGTACGAGACGCTGAAGGAGGGCGCGAGCGACTACGTCCTCGTCATGGACGACGACATCACGCTCGAGCCGGAGAGCATCCGCCGGGCCGTGAAGTTCGCGGACTACGCCAGGACGCCCACGATCGTCGGCGGCCACATGTTCGACATGTACGACAAGAGCAAGCTCCACGCGTACGCCGAGGGCTTCGACATGTGGAACTTCATGTGGGGTCCCGTCACTCCCACGCGCCACGACTTCAGCGCGTCGAACCTCCGCCAGACCAGGTGGATGCACCGCCGCGTCGACGCCGAGTACAACGGCTGGTGGATGTGCCTCATCCCCGTCTCCACGATCAAGCAGGTCGGCCTGTCGCTGCCCGTCTTCATCAAGTGGGACGACGCCGAGTACGCGCTGCGGGCCAAGGAGGTCGGCGTGCCGACCGTCACGCTCCCGGGAGCCGCCGTCTGGCACGTCTCGTGGGTCGACAAGGACGACTCGCAGGACTGGCAGGCCTTCTTCCACGCGCGCAACCGCCTCATCGCGGCCCTGCTGCACTCGCCGTACGAGCGCGGGGGCCGGTTCCTCACGGCCAACCTCGCCACGGACGTCCGCCACCTGGTGTCGATGCAGTACTTCGCGCTCGCCGCCCGCCACGAGGCGTACCGGAACATCCTCCGCGGGCCGCGCGGCCTCCACGAGGACATGGTGACGCGCCTCGCCCGCACGCGCGAGCTGGCGCAGGGCTTCACGGACGGCGTCCCCATCAAGGACCGCGCCGCCCTGCCCGAGATCGTCGCTCCGGACAAGCCGCAGCGTCGACGCGGGGGAGGAGCCCCCGCGGGCATCGCCCGCATGGTGTGGCTGGCCCGGACCGTGGCCCGCCACGCGTTCTCCCCGCTCAGCCAGGCCGCGACCCGCGGCCCGGAGGCGCACCTGGCGTTCGAGGACGCCCGCTGGTGGGTCGTCCCGTCCTTCGACAGCGTGCTCGTCTCCAACGCCGAGGGGTCGGCGGCGCTCCTGCACCGCCGGGATCCCGTGCTCTTCCGCCGCATGCTGTGGACGAGCATCGTGCTCCGCTGGCGCATCCTCGCCCGCTGGCCGCAGCTCAAGGCCGCCTACCGCGCGGCCCTGCCCACGGTCACGAGCCCGGAGACCTGGGCCCGCACGTTCGGCGTGGACCAGCCGGCGGCAGGCCGCCGGAAGAAGTAG
- a CDS encoding GtrA family protein: protein MDQHAHDVDAPREETPPPGILLRLIKDERVAFLLVGGFNTVLGTAWFALLYLLWGHTIPYPLVLVIAWAVQLPIAFTLHRKLVFRVSGNLLPDFSRYTLVNLMPLFANMLLLPLVVETTPLQPIVAQVLVTIVITVASYTGHKFFSFRRPRDEAAR, encoded by the coding sequence ATGGACCAGCACGCGCACGACGTCGACGCCCCTCGCGAGGAGACCCCGCCCCCGGGGATCCTGCTCCGGCTGATCAAGGACGAGCGCGTCGCGTTCCTGCTGGTCGGCGGCTTCAACACCGTGCTCGGCACCGCGTGGTTCGCGCTCCTCTACCTGCTGTGGGGCCACACGATCCCGTACCCGCTCGTGCTCGTCATCGCGTGGGCGGTGCAGCTCCCCATCGCGTTCACGCTGCACCGCAAGCTCGTCTTCCGGGTGAGCGGCAACCTGCTCCCGGACTTCTCGCGCTACACGCTGGTGAACCTCATGCCCCTGTTCGCGAACATGCTCCTGCTGCCGCTGGTCGTGGAGACGACGCCGCTCCAGCCGATCGTCGCGCAGGTGCTCGTGACCATCGTCATCACCGTGGCGAGCTACACCGGCCACAAGTTCTTCTCGTTCCGCAGGCCGCGCGACGAGGCGGCGCGCTGA
- a CDS encoding O-antigen ligase family protein, which produces MTRPARLPLPERLPDLLGSARFSAALTHCILGTAILSHALRSTVGWAGLIAIVTALVAMAAGSLAAKRGDWEWRGLLPISLLVLVGWCAATLLWTAYQPDAVGGVLYLAASAFLAVYVGVVRDLIQIVRAAGDVLRLVLVSSLALEVLAGLLIDGPIPFLGIRGALERLGPIQGLLGERNALGIVALVAAVTFAVELMTRSVSRGRGVFSLVVALLVASLTRSSVILGTFLVLAVAALAILGLRHLARQARPLANSAVLVLAAGIAVLVVAFRSPVLQVLQARPDYLQRVALWREMLRLIDLNTIEGWGFVGFWRRDAYPYTALDLVSRGAQETGRNAYLDLYLQAGLVGLALFAAFCALALGRSWVLATTKRGVGYVWTALVLVVLVVASLAESVAIVEWGWLLLVICAVKAAQGRSWRHGLPEQHRPG; this is translated from the coding sequence ATGACCCGTCCCGCCCGCCTGCCGCTCCCGGAGCGCCTGCCCGACCTGCTCGGGTCGGCGCGCTTCTCCGCCGCGCTCACGCACTGCATCCTCGGCACGGCGATCCTGTCGCACGCGCTCAGGTCCACCGTGGGCTGGGCCGGGCTCATCGCGATCGTCACCGCGCTCGTGGCGATGGCCGCGGGATCCCTCGCGGCGAAGCGCGGCGACTGGGAGTGGCGGGGCCTCCTGCCCATCTCGCTGCTCGTCCTGGTCGGCTGGTGCGCGGCGACGCTCCTGTGGACGGCGTACCAGCCGGACGCGGTCGGCGGCGTGCTCTACCTCGCGGCGTCCGCGTTCCTCGCGGTGTACGTCGGCGTCGTCCGCGACCTCATCCAGATCGTGCGCGCGGCCGGGGACGTGCTGCGGCTGGTGCTGGTGTCGTCCCTCGCGCTCGAGGTGCTCGCGGGGCTCCTCATCGACGGCCCCATCCCGTTCCTCGGGATCCGCGGGGCCCTCGAGCGCCTCGGCCCCATCCAGGGGCTGCTCGGCGAGCGCAACGCCCTCGGGATCGTGGCCCTGGTCGCCGCCGTGACCTTCGCGGTGGAGCTCATGACGCGGTCCGTCTCGCGCGGCCGGGGCGTCTTCTCGCTGGTCGTCGCGCTCCTCGTGGCGTCGCTCACGCGGTCGTCGGTGATCCTCGGCACGTTCCTCGTGCTCGCCGTCGCCGCCCTCGCGATCCTCGGCCTCCGCCACCTCGCGCGGCAGGCTCGGCCCCTGGCCAACAGCGCGGTCCTCGTGCTCGCCGCCGGCATCGCGGTGCTGGTCGTGGCCTTCCGCTCCCCCGTGCTGCAGGTGCTGCAGGCGCGGCCCGACTACCTCCAGCGCGTCGCGCTGTGGCGGGAGATGCTGCGCCTCATCGACCTCAACACCATCGAGGGCTGGGGCTTCGTCGGCTTCTGGCGCCGGGACGCGTACCCGTACACGGCCCTCGACCTCGTCAGCCGCGGCGCGCAGGAGACCGGCCGGAACGCCTACCTCGACCTCTACCTGCAGGCCGGTCTCGTCGGGCTCGCGCTGTTCGCGGCGTTCTGCGCCCTCGCGCTCGGCCGGTCCTGGGTGCTGGCGACGACCAAGCGCGGCGTCGGCTACGTCTGGACGGCCCTCGTGCTCGTCGTCCTCGTGGTCGCGTCCCTCGCCGAGAGCGTCGCGATCGTGGAGTGGGGCTGGCTCCTGCTCGTGATCTGCGCCGTCAAGGCCGCGCAGGGCCGCAGCTGGCGACACGGGCTCCCGGAGCAGCACCGGCCCGGATGA
- a CDS encoding O-antigen ligase family protein translates to MPTASRRALRSFATFVLVTTFAGDMWRDSLSWWGFGAIALAVLVTCITLLARSRPLPRVRVLPIPLLAFTGIAVLSIAWSQYRPESALGVLIQLSTSIAALTLVVLLSWSEIVQGLGRALRIILGLSLAFELFVAVVVRGPVMPFFTDYGPRAPAAFAWTRGELLSGGRIQGVVGNANLLAMVALLGLIVFSLQYAARTVRRRDAVLWILVALLTLTLTGSSTVLVALIMTGVVAALALVARRVGIRGRLVLAGGVAVAAVAGAGVVATRTAEVFELLGRSPDLTGRFQIWESVLGLAQQHPVVGWGWIGYWAPWVHPFQGLAVRSGVTYLQAHDAYLDVLLQVGAIGLLAFAAFVVTTYVRSWWAAIDRPQHRRDRVEPYSTLALAPLLLMTALVVQSLAESRLLYEGNWLLIVVIAIATKSGMVAREDVPGPDDARRRAVRPETAPASAVAPSPHEGPSIPAAVPSASAPAADPRVA, encoded by the coding sequence ATGCCCACCGCCAGCCGCCGAGCCCTCCGGAGCTTCGCGACCTTCGTCCTCGTCACCACGTTCGCCGGTGACATGTGGCGCGACAGCCTCAGCTGGTGGGGCTTCGGAGCCATTGCGCTCGCCGTGCTGGTCACCTGCATCACGCTGCTCGCGCGATCGCGCCCCCTCCCGCGCGTGCGCGTGCTGCCGATCCCGCTGCTCGCGTTCACGGGCATCGCGGTGCTCTCCATCGCGTGGTCGCAGTACCGGCCGGAGTCGGCGCTCGGCGTGCTCATCCAGCTGTCGACGTCCATCGCGGCGCTGACGCTCGTCGTCCTGCTGTCGTGGTCCGAGATCGTGCAGGGCCTCGGACGCGCGCTCCGCATCATCCTCGGCCTGTCGCTCGCCTTCGAGCTCTTCGTCGCCGTCGTGGTCCGCGGGCCGGTCATGCCGTTCTTCACCGACTACGGGCCCCGCGCGCCCGCCGCGTTCGCGTGGACCCGCGGAGAGCTCCTCAGCGGCGGCCGGATCCAGGGCGTCGTCGGCAACGCGAACCTGCTCGCCATGGTCGCGCTGCTCGGCCTGATCGTCTTCTCGCTCCAGTACGCGGCGCGCACGGTCCGCCGCCGCGACGCCGTGCTCTGGATCCTCGTCGCGCTCCTCACCCTGACCCTCACCGGGAGCTCCACGGTCCTGGTCGCGCTCATCATGACCGGCGTCGTCGCCGCCCTCGCGCTCGTCGCCCGCCGCGTCGGCATCCGGGGCCGGCTCGTGCTGGCGGGCGGCGTCGCCGTGGCCGCCGTGGCCGGGGCGGGCGTCGTCGCCACGCGCACGGCCGAGGTGTTCGAGCTCCTCGGCCGCTCCCCCGACCTCACGGGCCGGTTCCAGATCTGGGAGTCGGTGCTGGGCCTCGCGCAGCAGCACCCCGTCGTCGGCTGGGGGTGGATCGGCTACTGGGCGCCTTGGGTGCATCCCTTCCAGGGGCTCGCCGTCCGCAGCGGCGTCACCTACCTGCAGGCCCACGACGCGTACCTCGACGTCCTCCTGCAGGTGGGAGCGATCGGCCTCCTGGCCTTCGCCGCCTTCGTCGTCACCACCTACGTGCGCTCCTGGTGGGCCGCCATCGACCGCCCGCAGCACCGCAGGGACCGCGTCGAGCCGTACTCGACGCTCGCGCTCGCGCCGCTGCTGCTGATGACCGCGCTCGTCGTGCAGAGCCTCGCGGAGAGCCGGCTGCTGTACGAGGGCAACTGGCTGCTGATCGTCGTCATCGCGATCGCCACCAAGTCCGGCATGGTCGCGCGCGAGGACGTCCCGGGGCCCGACGACGCGCGTCGCCGTGCGGTCCGGCCCGAGACCGCGCCGGCCTCCGCGGTCGCGCCGTCTCCCCACGAGGGCCCCTCGATCCCCGCGGCCGTCCCCTCCGCCTCCGCGCCCGCCGCCGACCCCCGCGTCGCCTGA
- a CDS encoding acyl-CoA dehydrogenase family protein: MSLTPLIGDFYGYESRLGDREKESLADLRAYLEAEVKPHVNGLWARAEFPRHVVAGLAERGLFGMPFPETRPFENSAVYRGWAALELGRVDASIATLVGMQSGLVMGSVAVAGSPEQRAEWLPRFASGELLGSFGLTEPLSGSDSARGLRTVATRRGDEWSITGSKRWIGNGTVSDVTVIWAKDADDGQVKGFLVPNDSPGFSATRIEDKQALRIVQNADIELDGVIVPERNRLQNGTSFADTAAVLRLTRAEVAWAAIGISIGAYEAAVAYTGEREQFGKPLGAHQLIQDLLVRSLGNITASIGLVTRASEMVDEGTQSDEHSALAKAYATSRMRETVAWCREAFGGNGIVLDYDVARFFADAEAIYSYEGTREMNTLIVGRAITGHAAFV, encoded by the coding sequence GTGTCCCTCACCCCCCTCATCGGCGACTTCTACGGCTACGAGTCCCGGCTCGGCGACCGGGAGAAGGAGTCCCTCGCCGACCTCCGCGCCTACCTCGAGGCCGAGGTCAAGCCGCACGTCAACGGGCTCTGGGCCCGCGCCGAGTTCCCCCGCCACGTCGTCGCCGGCCTCGCCGAGCGCGGCCTATTCGGCATGCCGTTCCCCGAGACGCGCCCGTTCGAGAACTCGGCCGTCTACCGCGGCTGGGCCGCGCTGGAGCTCGGCCGCGTCGACGCGAGCATCGCGACCCTCGTCGGCATGCAGAGCGGGCTCGTGATGGGCAGCGTCGCCGTCGCCGGATCCCCCGAGCAGCGCGCCGAGTGGCTGCCCCGCTTCGCGTCCGGCGAGCTCCTCGGCTCCTTCGGCCTCACCGAGCCGCTGTCCGGATCCGACTCCGCCCGCGGCCTCCGCACCGTCGCCACGCGCCGCGGCGACGAGTGGAGCATCACGGGATCCAAGCGCTGGATCGGCAACGGCACCGTGAGCGACGTCACCGTCATCTGGGCCAAGGACGCCGACGACGGCCAGGTCAAGGGCTTCCTCGTCCCGAACGACTCCCCCGGCTTCAGCGCCACGCGGATCGAGGACAAGCAGGCGCTGCGCATCGTGCAGAACGCGGACATCGAGCTCGACGGCGTCATCGTGCCCGAGCGGAACCGCCTCCAGAACGGCACGTCGTTCGCGGACACGGCCGCGGTGCTGCGCCTCACGCGCGCCGAGGTGGCGTGGGCCGCCATCGGGATCTCCATCGGCGCGTACGAGGCGGCGGTCGCCTACACGGGCGAGCGCGAGCAGTTCGGCAAGCCGCTCGGCGCGCACCAGCTCATCCAGGACCTCCTCGTCCGCAGCCTCGGCAACATCACGGCGTCGATCGGGCTGGTGACGCGCGCGTCCGAGATGGTCGACGAGGGCACGCAGTCGGACGAGCACTCGGCGCTCGCCAAGGCGTACGCCACCAGCCGGATGCGCGAGACCGTCGCCTGGTGCCGCGAGGCGTTCGGCGGCAACGGCATCGTGCTCGACTACGACGTGGCCCGCTTCTTCGCCGACGCCGAGGCCATCTACTCCTACGAGGGCACCCGCGAGATGAACACGCTCATCGTCGGCCGCGCGATCACGGGGCACGCGGCCTTCGTCTGA
- the manA gene encoding mannose-6-phosphate isomerase, class I gives MFTALANTPRDYAWGSRTAIAELLGHEASGGPEAELWLGAHDGSPTRVVDPSAAGGATTLAGWIHADPATTLGPLAQGLRPGDGPGLPFLLKVLAADGPLSLQAHPDLHRARLGFRDEEDRGVPIDAPHRNYKDPLHKPELIFALSDEFHALCGFRPLAEVRDVFTLLLTLDASGPDSDPAVIRTVLSRLTGSEADVLRDVFAFLMGGGPEVRRLVDRVTLLASLASDRQCREFSTEMRTVRELAEAYPGDPGIVTSLLLNRVTLRRGEALYLPAGNIHAYLHGLGIELMAASDNVLRGGLTPKHVDVPELLDVLEFQALPVPYLEPEHAAPGVELYRPDVPDFLLAHVSPATRDADEGDGGASVVDVDGPAILLCTSGELTIRGEVSSVVVRRGDAVFVTPDEGRLVVTGEGEAFLATTPAPAAADDDGA, from the coding sequence GTGTTCACTGCCCTCGCCAACACCCCACGCGACTACGCCTGGGGCTCCCGCACCGCCATCGCCGAGCTGCTGGGCCACGAGGCGTCCGGAGGCCCGGAGGCGGAGCTCTGGCTCGGGGCGCACGACGGCTCGCCCACGCGCGTGGTCGACCCGTCCGCGGCGGGCGGCGCGACGACGCTGGCCGGGTGGATCCACGCGGACCCCGCGACCACGCTCGGCCCGCTCGCCCAGGGCCTCCGCCCGGGCGACGGCCCCGGCCTCCCGTTCCTCCTCAAGGTGCTCGCCGCCGACGGCCCGCTCTCGCTGCAGGCCCACCCGGACCTCCACCGCGCGCGCCTCGGCTTCCGCGACGAGGAGGACCGCGGCGTCCCGATCGACGCTCCGCACCGCAACTACAAGGACCCGCTGCACAAGCCCGAGCTGATCTTCGCCCTCAGCGACGAGTTCCACGCGCTCTGCGGCTTCCGGCCGCTCGCGGAGGTGCGCGACGTCTTCACGCTGCTGCTCACGCTCGACGCGTCGGGGCCCGATTCGGACCCGGCCGTGATCCGCACCGTGCTGTCGCGCCTCACCGGCTCCGAGGCGGACGTCCTGCGCGACGTGTTCGCCTTCCTCATGGGCGGCGGACCCGAGGTGCGCCGCCTGGTCGACCGCGTCACCCTGCTCGCGAGCCTCGCATCCGACCGGCAGTGCCGCGAGTTCTCGACCGAGATGCGCACCGTGCGGGAGCTGGCGGAGGCGTACCCGGGCGACCCCGGCATCGTGACCTCCCTGCTCCTCAACCGCGTGACGCTGCGCCGCGGCGAGGCCCTCTACCTGCCGGCGGGCAACATCCACGCGTACCTGCACGGCCTCGGGATCGAGCTCATGGCGGCGTCCGACAACGTGCTGCGCGGCGGCCTCACGCCGAAGCACGTGGACGTGCCCGAGCTCCTCGACGTGCTCGAGTTCCAGGCGCTCCCCGTGCCGTACCTCGAGCCCGAGCACGCGGCGCCCGGCGTCGAGCTGTACCGCCCCGACGTGCCCGACTTCCTGCTCGCGCACGTCTCCCCGGCCACGCGCGACGCGGACGAGGGCGACGGGGGCGCGAGCGTCGTCGACGTCGACGGGCCGGCCATCCTGCTCTGCACCTCCGGCGAGCTGACCATCCGCGGCGAGGTCTCGTCCGTCGTGGTCCGCCGCGGCGACGCCGTCTTCGTCACGCCGGACGAGGGCCGGCTCGTCGTCACGGGGGAGGGCGAGGCGTTCCTCGCGACGACCCCGGCGCCCGCGGCCGCCGACGACGACGGCGCGTGA
- the galE gene encoding UDP-glucose 4-epimerase GalE, whose translation MTWLVTGGAGYIGSHIVSAFARAGIDTVVLDDLSSGHASFVPDGVPFHRGSVLDRELLARVLGSGDIQGVVHVAGYKYAGVSVQRPLHTYEQNVTATAVLLEEMERAGVDSIVFSSSAAVYGTPDVDLVDERTPKAPESPYGESKLIGEWLLRDQGIAKGLRHASLRYFNVVGSGDEGYFDTSPHNLFPLVFDALLDGRTPRINGGDYPTPDGTCVRDYIHVVDLAASHVAAARRLEAGEPVEPVYCLGSGAGVSVREIMTAIARATGIDFEPEVRDRRPGDPARIVASGELAARDIDWSMRHSLDDMVTSAWHARQAGATA comes from the coding sequence ATGACATGGTTGGTCACCGGCGGCGCCGGCTACATCGGTTCGCACATCGTCTCCGCGTTCGCGCGGGCGGGCATCGACACGGTCGTCCTCGACGACCTCTCGAGCGGGCACGCGTCGTTCGTGCCGGACGGCGTCCCCTTCCACCGGGGATCCGTGCTCGACCGCGAGCTGCTCGCGCGCGTCCTCGGATCGGGTGACATCCAGGGCGTCGTGCACGTGGCCGGCTACAAGTACGCGGGCGTCTCCGTCCAGCGCCCGCTGCACACCTACGAGCAGAACGTGACCGCCACGGCCGTCCTGCTCGAGGAGATGGAGCGCGCGGGCGTCGACAGCATCGTCTTCTCGTCCTCCGCCGCCGTGTACGGGACGCCCGACGTCGACCTGGTCGACGAGCGCACGCCCAAGGCCCCCGAGTCCCCGTACGGCGAGTCGAAGCTCATCGGCGAGTGGCTGCTCCGGGACCAGGGCATCGCGAAGGGCCTCCGCCACGCGTCGCTCCGCTACTTCAACGTCGTGGGATCCGGCGACGAGGGCTACTTCGACACCAGCCCGCACAACCTGTTCCCGCTCGTCTTCGACGCGCTGCTCGACGGCCGCACGCCGCGCATCAACGGCGGCGACTACCCGACGCCCGACGGCACGTGCGTCCGCGACTACATCCACGTCGTCGACCTCGCGGCCTCGCACGTCGCGGCGGCACGCCGCCTCGAGGCCGGCGAGCCGGTCGAGCCCGTGTACTGCCTGGGCAGCGGCGCGGGCGTGAGCGTCCGGGAGATCATGACGGCCATCGCGCGGGCCACGGGCATCGACTTCGAGCCGGAGGTGCGCGACCGCCGACCCGGCGACCCGGCGCGGATCGTGGCCTCGGGGGAGCTCGCCGCGCGCGACATCGACTGGTCCATGCGCCACTCCCTGGACGACATGGTCACGAGCGCCTGGCACGCCCGTCAGGCCGGCGCCACGGCGTAG
- a CDS encoding WhiB family transcriptional regulator codes for MALPEYHAGVPDDWFVDPVRLGVPGVRSVDEGNPLAWQADSLCAQTDPEAFFPEKGGSTRDAKKICGSCEVRSECLEYALENDERFGIWGGLSERERRKLRKRAV; via the coding sequence ATGGCACTACCTGAGTACCACGCCGGAGTCCCCGACGACTGGTTCGTCGACCCTGTCCGACTCGGGGTCCCGGGCGTCCGCAGCGTCGACGAAGGCAACCCGCTCGCGTGGCAGGCCGACTCGCTCTGCGCGCAGACCGACCCCGAGGCGTTCTTCCCCGAGAAGGGCGGATCGACCCGGGACGCCAAGAAGATCTGCGGATCGTGCGAGGTCCGCAGCGAGTGCCTCGAGTACGCGCTCGAGAACGACGAGCGCTTCGGCATCTGGGGCGGCCTCTCCGAGCGCGAGCGCCGCAAGCTCCGCAAGCGCGCGGTCTGA